From the genome of Vicia villosa cultivar HV-30 ecotype Madison, WI linkage group LG2, Vvil1.0, whole genome shotgun sequence, one region includes:
- the LOC131648746 gene encoding AP2/ERF and B3 domain-containing transcription repressor TEM1-like, translated as MATTLKKIVGVLLNLEDIGGKVWRFRYSYWNSSQSYVLTKGWSRFVKEKNLKAGDTVCFQRSTGPDKQLFIDWKVRKNVVNEVGQVVEPVQMVRLFGVNIFKLPGSDGNSNVNGFCNGKRREMEMFTFDSCKKPKIIGAL; from the exons ATGGCAACAACATTGAAAAAAATAGTG GGAGTACTTTTGAATTTGGAAGATATTGGAGGGAAAGTGTGGCGGTTTCGATACTCTTATTGGAACAGTAGCCAAAGCTACGTTCTGACGAAAGGTTGGAGCCGGTTTGTTAAAGAGAAAAATCTGAAAGCCGGTGATACGGTTTGTTTTCAACGCTCTACTGGACCGGATAAGCAGCTCTTTATCGACTGGAAAGTAAGAAAGAATGTTGTTAATGAGGTTGGACAGGTTGTTGAGCCGGTTCAGATGGTTCGGCTATTTGGAGTTAATATTTTCAAACTCCCTGGATCCGATGGGAATAGTAATGTGAATGGTTTCTGCAATGGGAAGAGGAGAGAGATGGAAATGTTTACTTTTGACTCTTGCAAGAAGCCTAAAATTATTGGAGCTTTGTAA